In Ooceraea biroi isolate clonal line C1 chromosome 13, Obir_v5.4, whole genome shotgun sequence, a genomic segment contains:
- the LOC105281865 gene encoding uncharacterized protein LOC105281865 isoform X1 — protein sequence MRPSAIVLLLLLCAQFLASESKLRQQAAVDDDDDDDDDDLDEDDDDDDDDDPKLEVDDDGRIYKNPRNSPSAQCPRDEEQAELIGQKCLRKCSTDEDCKSKKKKCRCDGVCGMSCIKPERECPPLSDIEHGAMTVTGRFFGDRAHYACDTDYYTVGLSERTCRADGHWTGTTPSCKKDSSTFCSQPPKVQNAHHNALPEQTTFDLNNTVEYFCNHGYVTTGMKKAKCLLMQGAASWYGPDITCKPQSCETPPGIPNGWHAGECYTYDCRVSYHCSDGYELVGKTEKLCLADGTWTPKELPQCVQVKSVQCPKPENPVNGKAVYTSYAYNSIVSYECKYGYTVVGAATRRCGADKKWTGKTPSCQEINCGLPGVLYNGWIEKIESGTGMGVSIIFRCKDHMKLVGNTSSVCQKDGKWRYPLPQCLAPCVVPQIENGQVVVASHDRDHINNVTVVEHGERLLVTCIQNYEFAANSTPVLCNNGTWSIVPSCSPARCKQMPKVPKNGMVIAPKTDHGMRAIFKCKDGFELVGGGPLNASTSVECRYGNWIGDIPHCVQVFCPFPGFIPNGKVFLVGNMGVYDYRPYVKKIVNNKQIMYDCDKGYVLDDGPSGATCIGGSWSPKELPKCILGQHPRIRWSRRRRSVDDDDDDATPNYKKFIEFFRKVGKKLLHMEMNRSREHAKHKMEAKLAITINHQNNSNAAAWKPHANHGNKSRLREERMIDFLKMVYRKLQRMDARQPNNSSNNNTMHDLLNAMSKNFFHVDLAESRRNGSRGRSDFEIRNQREFIKLKREFERIMRFYNKSIRWNEKQNRKDAKRKGLSHAEKRKDKKKHRKNYYKGFYEFVNSYVTEKLSMLEARNATEELIKKMNIDKFTVRNGTTFTIGEMYAFFKHIIENRLNMTNEESVAVAESSSTTVATPKVTEPRDNQSTTVSTSEVSALDNEIPAKEGAPKHRSKRIRNASEDTGGAPRQKRRLLSLKPAQSESIDDAKSKQFTFDELQAQQQSRSKRFLPLSELDNQIFLKNLYLTAYEDEYRANVKRSIGPINHTADWFTTRRRKGNLDTYEIK from the exons ATGAGGCCGAGCGCGATcgtgctgttgttgctgctgtgcGCCCAGTTCCTCGCGTCGGAGTCGAAGCTCCGGCAGCAGGCggccgtcgacgacgacgacgacgacgacgatgatgatttGGAtgaggacgatgacgacgatgacgacgatgacccGAAGCTCGaggtcgacgacgacggccgGATCTACAAGAACCCGCGGAACTCGCCGTCCGCTCAGTGCCCGAGGGACGAGGAGCAAGCGGAACTGATCGGCCAGAAGTGTCTGCGGAAGTGCTCGACCGACGAGGACTGCAagagcaagaagaagaagtgcCGATGCGACGGGGTCTGCGGAATGTCGTGCATCAAGCCGGAACGCGAATGCCCGCCGCTCAGCGATATTGAGCACGGCGCGATGACGGTCACCGGCAGATTCTTTGGCGATCGCGCTCATTACGCCTGCGATACTGACTACTACACGGTCGGCCTGTCCGAAAGAACGTGCCGCGCGGATGGCCACTGGACTGGGACGACCCCGTCTTGCAAGAAGGACTCCAGCACCTTCTGCTCGCAGCCGCCGAAGGTCCAGAACGCGCATCACAACGCACTACCGGAGCAGACGACTTTCGATCTCAACAACACGGTGGAATACTTCTGCAATCACGGATACGTAACCACGGGGATGAAGAAGGCCAAGTGTCTACTGATGCAAGGGGCTGCCAGTTGGTACGGGCCGGATATCACGTGCAAGCCGCAGAGCTGCGAAACGCCGCCGGGCATTCCGAATGGGTGGCATGCTG GGGAGTGTTATACGTACGATTGTCGCGTGTCGTATCATTGCTCGGATGGATACGAGCTGGTCGGCAAGACAGAGAAGCTGTGCCTGGCGGACGGCACGTGGACCCCGAAGGAGCTGCCGCAGTGCGTTCAA GTCAAGTCCGTGCAATGCCCAAAGCCGGAGAATCCAGTCAACGGCAAGGCCGTCTACACCTCCTACGCGTATAATTCCATCGTGTCGTACGAGTGCAAGTACGGCTACACTGTCGTGGGCGCAGCGACCAGGCGCTGCGGCGCTGACAAAAAATGGACTGGAAAGACGCCCAGCTGCCAGGAGATCAACTGCGGCTTGCCCGGTGTGCTGTATAACGGTTGGATCGAGAAAATAGAGTCTG GCACAGGCATGGGCGTCAGTATAATCTTCCGCTGCAAGGATCACATGAAGCTGGTGGGCAACACGTCTTCCGTCTGCCAGAAGGACGGCAAGTGGCGTTATCCACTGCCGCAGTGTCTGGCTCCGTGCGTCGTCCCGCAAATCGAGAACGGCCAAGTAGTTGTAGCCAGCCACGACCGGGATCACATCAACAACGTCACCGTGGTCGAGCACGGCGAGAGGCTTCTGGTCACCTGCATCCAGAACTACGAATTCGCCGCCAATAGCACCCCGGTGTTGTGCAACAACGGCACTTGGTCGATAGTGCCCAGTTGCTCGCCAGCCCGGTGCAAGCAGATGCCAAAGGTTCCGAAAAACGGAATGGTGATAGCACCGAAGACGGACCACGGCATGAGGGCGATCTTCAAGTGCAAGGACGGCTTTGAGCTGGTCGGCGGTGGTCCCCTGAACGCCTCCACGTCCGTGGAGTGCCGTTACGGTAACTGGATCGGCGATATACCGCATTGCGTTCAGGTGTTCTGCCCGTTCCCAGGTTTCATCCCGAACGGCAAGGTCTTCCTGGTGGGCAACATGGGAGTTTACGATTACAGGCCGTACGTGAAGAAGATCGTCAACAACAAGCAGATCATGTACGACTGCGACAAGGGTTACGTGCTCGACGATGGACCGAGTGGTGCGACCTGCATAGGTGGCTCGTGGAGTCCGAAGGAGCTGCCCAAGTGCATTCTTGGACAGCACCCGAGAATCAGATGGAGCAGGCGGCGCAGATCGGtggatgacgatgacgacgacgccACCCCGAATTACAA aaaattcATCGAGTTTTTCCGCAAAGTGGGTAAGAAGCTTCTGCACATGGAGATGAACAGAAGTCGCGAGCACGCCAAGCACAAGATGGAGGCGAAGCTGGCGATCACCATCAATCATCAGAACAATAGCAACGCAGCGGCCTGGAAGCCGCACGCGAATCACGGCAACAAGTCCCGTCTGCGAGAGGAGAGGATGATCGATTTCCTCAAGATGGTATACCGGAAGCTGCAGCGTATGGACGCTCGGCAGCCAAATAACTCCAGCAATAATAACACTATGCACGATCTGCTGAACGCGATGAGCAAGAACTTCTTTCACGTGGACCTGGCGGAGTCGCGACGGAACGGCAGTCGCGGCCGTTCCGACTTCGAGATTCGCAATCAGCGCGAGTTCATCAAGCTGAAGCGAGAATTCGAGCGCATTATGCGATTCTACAACAAGTCCATACGCTGGAACGAAAAGCAGAATCGGAAGGATGCCAAACGGAAGGGTCTGTCGCACGCTGAGAAGCGGAAGGACAAGAAGAAGCACCGGAAGAATTACTACAAGGGCTTCTACGAGTTCGTCAACAGCTACGTGACCGAGAAGCTGTCGATGCTGGAGGCGCGCAACGCGACCGAGGAGCTGATCAAAAAGATGAACATCGACAAGTTCACCGTGAGGAACGGCACGACCTTCACGATCGGCGAGATGTACGCGTTTTTCAAACATATCATAGAGAATAGGTTGAACATGACGAATGAGGAGAGCGTGGCCGTCGCCGAGTCGTCCAGCACGACCGTGGCGACTCCGAAAGTGACCGAGCCGCGTGATAATCAGTCGACGACGGTGTCAACTAGCGAGGTATCCGCGCTGGACAATGAGATTCCAGCCAAAGAGGGGGCGCCCAAGCACCGCAGCAAGCGGATACGGAACGCGTCGGAGGACACCGGAGGCGCGCCGCGCCAGAAGAGGAGACTCCTGTCGCTGAAACCGGCCCAGTCCGAGTCCATCGACGATGCTAAATCAAAACAGTTCACCTTCGACGAGCTGCAAGCGCAACAGCAGAGCCGCTCGAAGCGATTCTTGCCGCTCTCCGAGCTGGATAATCAAATATTCCTCAAGAACTTGTATCTCACCGCGTACGAGGACGAGTATCGAGCGAACGTGAAGCGGTCCATCGGCCCGATAAACCACACGGCCGACTGGTTCACCACGAGGAGGCGCAAGGGGAACCTCGACACGTACGAGATCAAGTGA
- the LOC105281865 gene encoding uncharacterized protein LOC105281865 isoform X2, with protein sequence MRPSAIVLLLLLCAQFLASESKLRQQAAVDDDDDDDDDDLDEDDDDDDDDDPKLEVDDDGRIYKNPRNSPSAQCPRDEEQAELIGQKCLRKCSTDEDCKSKKKKCRCDGVCGMSCIKPERECPPLSDIEHGAMTVTGRFFGDRAHYACDTDYYTVGLSERTCRADGHWTGTTPSCKKDSSTFCSQPPKVQNAHHNALPEQTTFDLNNTVEYFCNHGYVTTGMKKAKCLLMQGAASWYGPDITCKPQSCETPPGIPNGWHAGTGMGVSIIFRCKDHMKLVGNTSSVCQKDGKWRYPLPQCLAPCVVPQIENGQVVVASHDRDHINNVTVVEHGERLLVTCIQNYEFAANSTPVLCNNGTWSIVPSCSPARCKQMPKVPKNGMVIAPKTDHGMRAIFKCKDGFELVGGGPLNASTSVECRYGNWIGDIPHCVQVFCPFPGFIPNGKVFLVGNMGVYDYRPYVKKIVNNKQIMYDCDKGYVLDDGPSGATCIGGSWSPKELPKCILGQHPRIRWSRRRRSVDDDDDDATPNYKKFIEFFRKVGKKLLHMEMNRSREHAKHKMEAKLAITINHQNNSNAAAWKPHANHGNKSRLREERMIDFLKMVYRKLQRMDARQPNNSSNNNTMHDLLNAMSKNFFHVDLAESRRNGSRGRSDFEIRNQREFIKLKREFERIMRFYNKSIRWNEKQNRKDAKRKGLSHAEKRKDKKKHRKNYYKGFYEFVNSYVTEKLSMLEARNATEELIKKMNIDKFTVRNGTTFTIGEMYAFFKHIIENRLNMTNEESVAVAESSSTTVATPKVTEPRDNQSTTVSTSEVSALDNEIPAKEGAPKHRSKRIRNASEDTGGAPRQKRRLLSLKPAQSESIDDAKSKQFTFDELQAQQQSRSKRFLPLSELDNQIFLKNLYLTAYEDEYRANVKRSIGPINHTADWFTTRRRKGNLDTYEIK encoded by the exons ATGAGGCCGAGCGCGATcgtgctgttgttgctgctgtgcGCCCAGTTCCTCGCGTCGGAGTCGAAGCTCCGGCAGCAGGCggccgtcgacgacgacgacgacgacgacgatgatgatttGGAtgaggacgatgacgacgatgacgacgatgacccGAAGCTCGaggtcgacgacgacggccgGATCTACAAGAACCCGCGGAACTCGCCGTCCGCTCAGTGCCCGAGGGACGAGGAGCAAGCGGAACTGATCGGCCAGAAGTGTCTGCGGAAGTGCTCGACCGACGAGGACTGCAagagcaagaagaagaagtgcCGATGCGACGGGGTCTGCGGAATGTCGTGCATCAAGCCGGAACGCGAATGCCCGCCGCTCAGCGATATTGAGCACGGCGCGATGACGGTCACCGGCAGATTCTTTGGCGATCGCGCTCATTACGCCTGCGATACTGACTACTACACGGTCGGCCTGTCCGAAAGAACGTGCCGCGCGGATGGCCACTGGACTGGGACGACCCCGTCTTGCAAGAAGGACTCCAGCACCTTCTGCTCGCAGCCGCCGAAGGTCCAGAACGCGCATCACAACGCACTACCGGAGCAGACGACTTTCGATCTCAACAACACGGTGGAATACTTCTGCAATCACGGATACGTAACCACGGGGATGAAGAAGGCCAAGTGTCTACTGATGCAAGGGGCTGCCAGTTGGTACGGGCCGGATATCACGTGCAAGCCGCAGAGCTGCGAAACGCCGCCGGGCATTCCGAATGGGTGGCATGCTG GCACAGGCATGGGCGTCAGTATAATCTTCCGCTGCAAGGATCACATGAAGCTGGTGGGCAACACGTCTTCCGTCTGCCAGAAGGACGGCAAGTGGCGTTATCCACTGCCGCAGTGTCTGGCTCCGTGCGTCGTCCCGCAAATCGAGAACGGCCAAGTAGTTGTAGCCAGCCACGACCGGGATCACATCAACAACGTCACCGTGGTCGAGCACGGCGAGAGGCTTCTGGTCACCTGCATCCAGAACTACGAATTCGCCGCCAATAGCACCCCGGTGTTGTGCAACAACGGCACTTGGTCGATAGTGCCCAGTTGCTCGCCAGCCCGGTGCAAGCAGATGCCAAAGGTTCCGAAAAACGGAATGGTGATAGCACCGAAGACGGACCACGGCATGAGGGCGATCTTCAAGTGCAAGGACGGCTTTGAGCTGGTCGGCGGTGGTCCCCTGAACGCCTCCACGTCCGTGGAGTGCCGTTACGGTAACTGGATCGGCGATATACCGCATTGCGTTCAGGTGTTCTGCCCGTTCCCAGGTTTCATCCCGAACGGCAAGGTCTTCCTGGTGGGCAACATGGGAGTTTACGATTACAGGCCGTACGTGAAGAAGATCGTCAACAACAAGCAGATCATGTACGACTGCGACAAGGGTTACGTGCTCGACGATGGACCGAGTGGTGCGACCTGCATAGGTGGCTCGTGGAGTCCGAAGGAGCTGCCCAAGTGCATTCTTGGACAGCACCCGAGAATCAGATGGAGCAGGCGGCGCAGATCGGtggatgacgatgacgacgacgccACCCCGAATTACAA aaaattcATCGAGTTTTTCCGCAAAGTGGGTAAGAAGCTTCTGCACATGGAGATGAACAGAAGTCGCGAGCACGCCAAGCACAAGATGGAGGCGAAGCTGGCGATCACCATCAATCATCAGAACAATAGCAACGCAGCGGCCTGGAAGCCGCACGCGAATCACGGCAACAAGTCCCGTCTGCGAGAGGAGAGGATGATCGATTTCCTCAAGATGGTATACCGGAAGCTGCAGCGTATGGACGCTCGGCAGCCAAATAACTCCAGCAATAATAACACTATGCACGATCTGCTGAACGCGATGAGCAAGAACTTCTTTCACGTGGACCTGGCGGAGTCGCGACGGAACGGCAGTCGCGGCCGTTCCGACTTCGAGATTCGCAATCAGCGCGAGTTCATCAAGCTGAAGCGAGAATTCGAGCGCATTATGCGATTCTACAACAAGTCCATACGCTGGAACGAAAAGCAGAATCGGAAGGATGCCAAACGGAAGGGTCTGTCGCACGCTGAGAAGCGGAAGGACAAGAAGAAGCACCGGAAGAATTACTACAAGGGCTTCTACGAGTTCGTCAACAGCTACGTGACCGAGAAGCTGTCGATGCTGGAGGCGCGCAACGCGACCGAGGAGCTGATCAAAAAGATGAACATCGACAAGTTCACCGTGAGGAACGGCACGACCTTCACGATCGGCGAGATGTACGCGTTTTTCAAACATATCATAGAGAATAGGTTGAACATGACGAATGAGGAGAGCGTGGCCGTCGCCGAGTCGTCCAGCACGACCGTGGCGACTCCGAAAGTGACCGAGCCGCGTGATAATCAGTCGACGACGGTGTCAACTAGCGAGGTATCCGCGCTGGACAATGAGATTCCAGCCAAAGAGGGGGCGCCCAAGCACCGCAGCAAGCGGATACGGAACGCGTCGGAGGACACCGGAGGCGCGCCGCGCCAGAAGAGGAGACTCCTGTCGCTGAAACCGGCCCAGTCCGAGTCCATCGACGATGCTAAATCAAAACAGTTCACCTTCGACGAGCTGCAAGCGCAACAGCAGAGCCGCTCGAAGCGATTCTTGCCGCTCTCCGAGCTGGATAATCAAATATTCCTCAAGAACTTGTATCTCACCGCGTACGAGGACGAGTATCGAGCGAACGTGAAGCGGTCCATCGGCCCGATAAACCACACGGCCGACTGGTTCACCACGAGGAGGCGCAAGGGGAACCTCGACACGTACGAGATCAAGTGA
- the LOC113563216 gene encoding histone-lysine N-methyltransferase SETMAR-like, whose translation ARPHVSLITRQKLLEFGWNVPPHPPYSPDIAPSDFHLFRSLQNSLSGKNFNSLIDIKNHLEEFFAEKPKKFWENGIFQLRERWTKVVKQNGA comes from the coding sequence gccagacctcatgtttctttgattacccgacaaaaattgttggagtttggctggaatgtgccacctcacccaccgtattcaccagacattgcaccttcagactttcacttatttagatctttgcaaaattctcttagcggcaagaacttcaactctttgatcgacataaaaaaccaccttgaggagtttttcgccgagaaacctaagaagttctgggagaatggaatcttccagttgcgtgaaagatggacaaaggttgtgaaacaaaacggtgca